One Neisseria sp. Marseille-Q5346 genomic region harbors:
- a CDS encoding beta-ketoacyl-ACP synthase III produces MTSNNTLKDVYLNRVSAFLPNAPVGNDEMEAVLGMAGDVPSRVRRMILRSNGILSRHYAIDPESRRTTHTNAELAAEAVNGLFAQGVPAEAIGSLACATSYPDQTMPGHGVMVHGLLDMPPCEVFSMAGVCAAGMAAMKHAYNAVRTGEHAHAVSVASENASAVMRGEVFQSETDHKKLENASPEIGFEKDFLRWMLSDGAGAVYLSDRPNSDGLSLKIHWIDLLSYANEMPPCMYAGAEFRDGVFEGWKHADADYGRRHSLMAVKQDVKLLNENIVRYTVEKPLSQIAAKHGIRAEEIDWFLPHYSSGFFRDRLSDGLKNIGFDIPQEKWFTNLHSKGNTGSASIYIILEEFMRTFPIEHGQKILCYVPESGRFSTCFMLLEAVKAV; encoded by the coding sequence TGACGAAATGGAAGCCGTCCTCGGCATGGCAGGCGATGTGCCTTCACGCGTACGCCGTATGATTTTGCGTTCCAACGGCATTTTGTCGCGCCATTACGCCATCGATCCCGAAAGCCGCCGCACGACGCACACCAATGCCGAATTAGCCGCCGAAGCGGTCAACGGCCTGTTTGCCCAAGGCGTTCCTGCAGAAGCCATCGGCAGCCTGGCCTGCGCCACTTCCTATCCCGACCAAACCATGCCCGGACACGGCGTGATGGTGCATGGTTTGCTGGATATGCCGCCTTGCGAAGTGTTCAGCATGGCAGGCGTTTGTGCGGCAGGTATGGCGGCGATGAAACACGCCTACAACGCCGTGCGTACCGGCGAACACGCACATGCAGTTTCCGTTGCTTCCGAAAACGCCTCGGCGGTCATGCGCGGCGAAGTGTTTCAAAGTGAAACCGACCATAAAAAACTGGAAAACGCGTCCCCCGAAATAGGGTTTGAAAAAGACTTTTTGCGCTGGATGCTGTCTGACGGCGCAGGCGCGGTGTATCTGTCCGACCGTCCCAATTCAGACGGCCTCAGCCTGAAAATCCATTGGATAGACCTGCTTTCCTACGCCAACGAAATGCCGCCCTGCATGTATGCCGGCGCAGAATTCCGCGACGGCGTATTTGAAGGCTGGAAACACGCCGATGCCGATTACGGCCGCCGCCACAGCCTGATGGCGGTCAAACAAGACGTGAAACTGCTGAACGAAAATATCGTCCGCTATACAGTGGAAAAACCCCTCTCCCAAATCGCCGCCAAACACGGCATCCGCGCCGAAGAAATCGATTGGTTCCTACCCCACTACTCTTCCGGCTTTTTCCGCGACCGCCTTTCAGACGGCCTGAAAAACATCGGCTTCGACATTCCGCAGGAAAAATGGTTTACCAATCTGCACAGCAAGGGCAACACGGGTTCGGCCTCGATTTACATCATCCTTGAAGAATTTATGCGCACTTTTCCCATCGAACACGGCCAAAAAATCCTGTGTTACGTTCCGGAAAGCGGACGCTTTTCAACATGTTTCATGCTTTTGGAAGCAGTAAAGGCCGTCTGA
- a CDS encoding uracil-DNA glycosylase family protein produces the protein MLSSRYLHLHEALGLGPMWLNRNAKIIHAAPQAAASVAPVRPKTIAADTAQAVRTLSAGAHQARTAAIATAQTAKPAVRVPEAAPKTIAETPTKTEKAAHSDNLPRLDVTIRPSEIMVVSICPSTEDSLHGTLFSGDVGTLLDNILAAIGLKPEQAHKTAWVKTAPVFTALPDAEHIRSELAEMQNELTASQARAVLFLGKIFDSPDMIGLMNELCAERPHFVIPHPARLLMQPQLKAQAWQILKPLKQLLAKAV, from the coding sequence ATGTTAAGCAGCCGCTACCTGCACCTGCACGAAGCCTTGGGCTTGGGCCCGATGTGGCTGAACCGAAACGCCAAAATCATCCATGCCGCGCCTCAAGCCGCAGCATCAGTCGCGCCCGTCCGCCCCAAAACCATTGCCGCCGATACCGCGCAAGCCGTGCGCACTTTATCCGCAGGCGCCCATCAGGCACGCACTGCCGCCATCGCTACTGCGCAAACGGCCAAACCTGCTGTCCGTGTTCCCGAAGCTGCACCCAAAACCATTGCCGAGACACCGACAAAAACAGAAAAAGCCGCGCATTCAGACAACCTGCCCCGTCTTGACGTAACCATCAGGCCGTCTGAAATCATGGTGGTCAGCATTTGCCCGTCCACCGAAGACAGCCTGCACGGTACGCTGTTTAGCGGCGACGTCGGCACGCTTCTCGACAACATCCTCGCCGCCATCGGCCTCAAGCCCGAGCAGGCGCATAAAACCGCATGGGTCAAAACCGCGCCCGTGTTTACCGCCCTGCCCGATGCCGAACACATCCGCTCCGAGCTTGCCGAAATGCAAAACGAGCTGACTGCTTCGCAAGCGCGCGCAGTCTTGTTTCTCGGCAAAATCTTCGACAGCCCCGACATGATCGGGCTAATGAACGAATTGTGCGCAGAGCGGCCGCATTTCGTCATTCCCCACCCCGCCCGCCTGCTGATGCAGCCACAACTCAAAGCACAGGCATGGCAAATCTTAAAGCCATTGAAACAGCTTTTGGCCAAGGCCGTCTGA
- the thiE gene encoding thiamine phosphate synthase — protein MTFPPLKSPLKFYAVVPTADWVERMVEAGADTVQLRCKTLHGDELKCEIARCIAACQGSRTQLFINDHWREAIEAGAYGVHLGQEDMDTADLAAIAAAGLRLGLSTHSVTELDRALSVHPSYVASGAIFPTTTKQMPTAPQGLDKLREYVRQARGTPVVAIGGIDLNNARAVLATGVSSLAVVRAVTEAETPEAVVKAFQALWNE, from the coding sequence ATGACCTTCCCGCCCCTAAAATCCCCGCTCAAATTCTACGCCGTCGTTCCCACCGCCGATTGGGTGGAGCGCATGGTCGAAGCAGGTGCTGACACGGTGCAACTGCGCTGCAAAACCTTGCACGGCGATGAATTGAAATGCGAAATCGCCCGCTGCATCGCCGCCTGTCAGGGCAGCCGCACGCAGCTTTTCATCAACGACCACTGGCGCGAGGCAATAGAAGCGGGCGCATACGGCGTACATCTCGGACAGGAAGACATGGACACCGCCGACCTTGCCGCCATCGCCGCCGCCGGTTTGCGCTTGGGTTTGAGTACGCACTCCGTCACCGAACTCGACCGCGCCCTGTCCGTACACCCCAGCTACGTCGCCAGCGGCGCGATTTTCCCAACCACGACCAAGCAAATGCCCACCGCCCCGCAAGGCTTGGACAAACTGCGTGAATACGTCAGACAGGCACGCGGCACGCCCGTCGTTGCCATCGGTGGCATCGATTTGAACAACGCCCGAGCCGTACTCGCCACCGGCGTTTCCTCACTCGCCGTCGTCCGCGCCGTGACCGAAGCGGAAACTCCCGAAGCGGTGGTTAAAGCGTTTCAGGCTTTGTGGAATGAATAA
- the rimI gene encoding ribosomal protein S18-alanine N-acetyltransferase, whose translation MNLRPAVLADCSTLAAIDAQGNPSPWTAQQFESAVQHHPDSVWLSQTDHQITGFIVWQTVFDESELHLIAVAPEYRRQGIASALLQHWQNAVQQQGAIRLLLEVRVSNETAQQLYRKHGFQTCGRRKNYYALPDGGSEDAVLMEKSC comes from the coding sequence GTGAACCTGCGCCCAGCCGTACTTGCCGACTGCTCCACCCTTGCCGCCATCGACGCACAAGGCAATCCTTCGCCGTGGACGGCGCAGCAGTTTGAATCAGCGGTTCAACACCATCCCGACAGCGTTTGGCTCAGCCAGACCGACCACCAAATTACCGGTTTTATCGTGTGGCAAACCGTGTTTGACGAATCCGAGCTGCACCTGATTGCCGTCGCGCCCGAATACCGCCGCCAAGGCATTGCGTCCGCCCTGCTGCAACACTGGCAAAACGCAGTGCAACAGCAAGGCGCAATCCGATTGCTGCTCGAAGTCCGTGTAAGCAATGAAACCGCGCAACAGCTCTATCGCAAACACGGCTTCCAAACCTGCGGCCGCCGCAAAAACTACTACGCCTTGCCCGACGGTGGCAGCGAAGATGCCGTATTGATGGAGAAATCATGTTAA
- a CDS encoding thiazole synthase has product MFTLYGETFPSRLLLGTAAYPTPEILKQSVQIAQPAMITVSLRRAGSGGEAHGQGFWSLLEEMGVPVLPNTAGCQSVQEAVTTAQMAREVFDTDWIKLELIGDDDTLQPDVFQLVEAAEILIKDGFKVLPYCTEDLIVCRRLLDAGCQALMPWAAPIGTGLGAVHAYALKVLRERLPDTPLIIDAGLGLPSQAAQVMEWGFDGVLLNTAVSRSGDPVNMACAFALAVESGRLAYEAEPVEAREKARASTPTVGQPFWHSAEY; this is encoded by the coding sequence ATGTTTACCCTATATGGAGAAACTTTCCCTTCACGGCTGCTGCTCGGTACGGCTGCTTATCCGACGCCGGAAATCCTCAAGCAGTCTGTCCAAATCGCGCAACCGGCGATGATTACCGTTTCATTGCGCCGTGCCGGCAGCGGTGGCGAAGCGCACGGGCAGGGCTTTTGGTCGTTGTTGGAAGAAATGGGCGTACCTGTGTTGCCCAATACCGCAGGCTGTCAAAGCGTGCAGGAAGCTGTGACCACTGCGCAAATGGCGCGCGAAGTGTTTGATACCGATTGGATCAAGCTCGAACTTATCGGTGATGATGACACGTTGCAGCCGGATGTGTTCCAACTGGTCGAAGCGGCGGAAATCCTGATTAAAGATGGCTTCAAAGTGCTGCCTTATTGCACCGAAGACCTGATTGTCTGCCGCCGCCTGCTCGATGCAGGCTGTCAGGCGTTAATGCCGTGGGCGGCGCCGATTGGCACGGGTCTGGGCGCGGTTCATGCTTATGCGCTGAAAGTCCTGCGCGAACGCCTGCCCGACACGCCGTTGATTATCGACGCTGGCTTGGGTTTGCCTTCGCAGGCGGCGCAAGTGATGGAATGGGGTTTTGACGGCGTGTTGCTGAATACAGCCGTTTCCCGCAGCGGCGATCCGGTCAATATGGCATGCGCTTTTGCGCTTGCGGTCGAGTCGGGCCGTCTGGCTTATGAGGCGGAACCTGTGGAGGCGCGTGAGAAAGCGCGCGCCAGTACGCCGACGGTGGGCCAGCCTTTCTGGCATTCGGCGGAATATTGA
- a CDS encoding isoprenylcysteine carboxylmethyltransferase family protein produces MNLETKIPPPAICFICALLMYISAQVSALADILPRFPILLSVVFMVFGTLLSVLGVWAFRRVRTTVSPLNPEQTEHFVSDGVYRFSRNPMYAGLGCWLVAWAGYLAHPLPWLFLAAFVAYMTRFQIMPEERVLAQKFGEEYESYCRRVRRWL; encoded by the coding sequence TTTATTTGTGCGTTGTTGATGTACATCTCTGCCCAAGTGTCGGCGTTAGCCGACATATTGCCGCGCTTTCCTATATTGCTGTCGGTTGTTTTCATGGTGTTTGGGACTCTGTTGAGCGTATTAGGTGTGTGGGCGTTTCGCCGTGTGCGCACGACCGTCAGCCCGCTCAACCCCGAACAAACCGAACACTTCGTTTCAGACGGCGTGTACCGTTTCAGCCGCAACCCGATGTATGCGGGTCTGGGCTGCTGGCTGGTCGCCTGGGCGGGCTATTTGGCGCACCCGCTGCCGTGGTTGTTTTTGGCTGCATTTGTTGCCTATATGACACGCTTTCAAATCATGCCCGAAGAACGCGTTTTGGCGCAGAAATTCGGTGAAGAGTACGAGTCTTATTGTCGGCGCGTCCGCCGTTGGTTATAA
- a CDS encoding glutathione S-transferase has translation MITLHSLDQSRALRIVWLLEILDTPYRLQTYRRHPDTLLAPDELKAIHPLGKSPLLDDDGFILAESGAITDYLIQTYGNGRLMPERGSREYWQYQRWLHYAEGSLMPLLLLGLVFRRIESAPMPFFVKPIARKISGSVKSSFIHPQVALHLAHIDSELENREWLVGNSLSGADIMMSYPLQAAADRFAFSDYPNIRAYLQRIEAHETYRRAVEKAGSPLLKLDK, from the coding sequence ATGATTACCCTGCATTCGCTCGACCAATCCCGCGCCCTGCGCATCGTTTGGCTGCTTGAAATCCTCGATACGCCCTACCGCCTACAAACCTACCGCCGTCATCCCGACACTTTGCTCGCCCCTGACGAACTCAAAGCTATTCATCCCTTGGGCAAATCGCCTTTATTGGATGATGACGGCTTTATCTTGGCGGAAAGCGGCGCGATTACCGACTACCTGATTCAAACCTACGGCAACGGCCGTCTGATGCCCGAACGCGGCAGCCGTGAATACTGGCAATATCAACGCTGGCTGCATTATGCCGAAGGTTCGCTGATGCCGTTATTGCTGCTCGGACTGGTATTCCGCCGGATTGAAAGCGCGCCCATGCCGTTTTTCGTCAAACCGATTGCCCGCAAAATCAGCGGTAGCGTCAAAAGCAGCTTTATCCATCCGCAAGTCGCCCTGCATCTTGCCCATATTGACAGCGAGCTGGAAAACCGCGAATGGTTGGTCGGCAACAGCCTTAGCGGTGCCGACATCATGATGAGCTATCCGCTGCAAGCCGCGGCCGACCGCTTCGCTTTTTCCGACTACCCCAATATCCGCGCTTATTTGCAGCGCATCGAGGCGCATGAAACCTACCGCCGCGCCGTTGAAAAAGCAGGTTCGCCTTTATTGAAACTCGACAAATAA
- the tsaB gene encoding tRNA (adenosine(37)-N6)-threonylcarbamoyltransferase complex dimerization subunit type 1 TsaB — translation MPTDNRPTLAIDTSTSFLSIALEHQGEIRLFHENVGTKQSEQILPQIERLFKEAGITAADLGCIVYAQGPGAFTGLRIGAAVAQGLATPFDTPMIGIPCLDAAASLLPPSSCVLAATDARMGEVFYAWFDTQNHVRLSDYTVGKAAAITAPEGKTPTGGIGNAFALTDKPPFDGQADMPTAADYLKLARSGRYAATDAAHAELLYVRNKIALTAQEQAQQKAKP, via the coding sequence ATGCCAACCGACAACCGCCCGACTCTTGCCATCGACACCAGCACATCCTTTCTGTCCATCGCATTGGAACATCAAGGCGAAATCCGCCTGTTTCACGAAAACGTCGGCACCAAGCAATCCGAACAAATCCTGCCGCAAATCGAACGCCTCTTTAAAGAAGCAGGCATCACGGCCGCCGATTTGGGCTGCATCGTTTATGCACAGGGTCCCGGCGCATTTACCGGCCTGCGTATCGGTGCGGCGGTTGCACAAGGTTTGGCCACGCCGTTTGACACGCCCATGATCGGTATTCCCTGCCTCGATGCCGCCGCTTCGCTGCTGCCGCCATCAAGCTGCGTACTGGCGGCCACCGATGCGCGTATGGGCGAAGTGTTCTACGCATGGTTTGATACACAAAACCACGTCCGCTTGAGCGATTACACGGTTGGCAAAGCCGCCGCCATTACCGCGCCCGAAGGCAAAACGCCTACCGGCGGCATCGGCAATGCCTTTGCCCTCACCGACAAACCGCCTTTTGACGGTCAAGCCGATATGCCGACCGCCGCCGACTATCTCAAACTTGCCCGCAGCGGCCGCTATGCTGCCACCGATGCGGCGCATGCCGAGTTGCTCTACGTCCGCAACAAAATTGCCCTGACCGCACAAGAGCAAGCCCAACAAAAGGCCAAACCGTGA
- the thiS gene encoding sulfur carrier protein ThiS: protein MKIILNNETITLNGTTVADLIAQTAPQKPFAVAVNTGFVAKGAYAETVLNENDKVDIVRPVVGG from the coding sequence ATGAAGATTATATTGAACAATGAAACCATCACATTAAACGGCACAACCGTTGCCGATCTCATCGCCCAAACCGCGCCGCAAAAGCCTTTTGCCGTGGCGGTGAACACCGGATTTGTCGCCAAAGGCGCGTATGCGGAAACGGTTTTAAACGAAAACGACAAAGTCGATATTGTGCGGCCGGTGGTCGGCGGATAG